The genomic stretch GAAGTATAATGCATACGGGAGTATAAATCGATACAAAGCTCGACTTGTAGCAAAGGGATTCACTCAATCATATGGAGTAGACTATGAAGAGAATTTTGCATCGATGGACAAACTAAACTCAGTTAAAGTTATTCTCTCTTTGGCTACAAATTTAGATTGGCCACTTCATCATCTAGACATCAAGAATGCCTTCTTAAGTGGTGACCTAGAAGAGAAAGTTTATATGCAGATTCCTCCTGGACTTGAATCATCCAGCACCGCAAATATGGTGTGCAGGCTCCGAAAATCCCTTTATGGCCTCAAGCAGTCTCCAAGGGCGTGGTTTGATAGATTGACTCGAGTTGTCAAGAAAGACGGGTTCAACCAATGCCAATTAGATCACACTATGTTTGTTTAACATTCCATGGAAGGAAAGGTAGATTTGCTcattgtttatgttgatgacatcgTTATTACATGAAATGATTATGATCAAATTGATCATTTAAAGGGACTCTTGACAAAGGAATTTGAAGTTAAGGACTTGGGATAACTTAAGTAGTTTTTAGGAATGGAAGTTGCACGAACAAAGAATGACATCTATGTATCACAAAGGAAATACATCCTTGACTTACTTCAAGAAACTGGAATGCTTGGGTGCAAGGCAGCTAATACACCAAGAGAACAAATAAAAGGAAGAGAAGATGAAAATCCACCACCTGACAAAGATAGATATCAAAGTCTAGTTGGGAAACTAATCTACCTATCTCACACTAGGCCCGACATTGGGTTTGTGGTAAGCTTGGCTAGTCGCTACATGTCAACCGTGGTAGTCAAAATCGCGATCCTACTCGTAGGATCGTACGATTTTGCGATCTTGTAACCCCTCACCGTGTCGGAGAATGACCAAAATCGCTTTTTGGTAGACACGGCCGGAATCGATGCTATAACACGTAATAACGGTGGAATCGTCGTTTTTGGGAAGAGGCGCCGTTTTTGTTCAAAGCCCCCAGGAATTCGAGTCCGCGGGTTGGGTTCGCGACCCGGTTTAGAAAAAACCTAAAAACATGTTTTTTTTCTGACTGAAATTTGAAAAGTTTCTTTTCTCTTTCTCATTTAAACCGTTTCTGCCTAATAAAAAGGAGTAATCAATACACACTCATCCAATAATCAATTATTTATACAAATTCCCAATATACATCCATACATCCATGATTAGTGtaatttccaaaaaaaaaatacaGTTATTTATTCCACTTTCTCAGGTTAAACATCTCTCTCATGTTAAATACAACATTTATCTCATATTCATTATTCACCTAAAAACAAcatttttttctttatttttttctcaCATTAAAAACAATGAATATTATCACTCTTAAATTTCAGTTTTTAAAAGTAATTTTAGTGAAAGTTGAAGTTTTTTTCATACTAAATTATGTTGATTCATATGCATCCTATTAATATATACGCAATATATATGAATTTCTAAATTTGGTAGGATCTTACGATCCGTGTTACGATCCCCCGATTCACCATCTTATTACCCCTACCCGATTTTGCATAGGATCTCGAGTCTGACTACCTTGATGTCAACTCCAACTGAGTCTAACATGAAAATGGCGAATAGAATCCTCCAATACCTCAAAGGCACACCAGGCCGAGGTCTCCACTTCAAGAAGAATTCAAACAGGGACATTGAAGTTTATATAAACTCAGATTGGGCATGGTGCTCCACAGATAGAAAATCGACTATAGACTATCGTTCATTTGTGTGGGGGAACCTAGTAACTTGGAGAAGCAAGAAACAATCTGTAGTGACGAGGAGTAGTGCGGAAGCATAATTTAGAGCTATGGACCTAGGTATTTGTGAAGGAATGTGGCTTAAGAGCATGAAATTAAAATTCATGTGAACCCTACTCTGAAGTTACTATGTGATAACAAAGCTGCTATAAGTATTACAAAGAACTCAGTCCAACGTGATAGAACCAAACATGTGAAAATTGATCGACACTTCATTAAAGAAAAAATTGATCATAAGATTATTAGTATTGATCATGTCCCATCATGCAAGCAAATTGCAGATATCTTTACCAAGGCTCTTTCAAGGAATACTTATGAAAATATCAAATCCAATTTGGGTATGATAGACATCTACCACCCAgattgagggggagtgttgaAGATTATCACACATCAAATTATAATCAATTGATTCTGATTTGTCAAGCTGTTACAAAATAATGGTGTAAATAgaattattatatattattgttATTTCTCTATTTAGATAATTAATATTTCCTTAATTAGATAGCAAcaattataaaaaattatttcTCTGTTTATTAACAAATTAGGGTAAAGTTTGTATTCTATTTAATCGTCACATGTAAGAGTTCAAAATACAATGAAATATATAACATATTTCTACAGAACCCAACAATAAAAGATTTTGGTATGGCTATAGTGTATGGTGGAGATATGATCTCGAAACGTGTTTATAAGTGGAACTAGTCTTACTCAGATATTCATTTTACAATACCACAAAGGCACTAAACATACCTATTACTAAAGAACCTCTAGAAATGTCGGCAAACTCAATTCTGatggaaaagtatgaacaaaaaTTACACATTTCATTAACGTAGCTTTTAACGAGCACTGATGGTAGTTTCTGTTAATTCATTTATTGAAGAACCTCCTCCTGATGTTGAAGACTCTTGCAAGACTTGGTTTCCAATTAATAAAAATGCAGGTTTTTGAGGTGGGGAGAGAGGTGTTTCATTGGCTAGCATCAAAACAACTTCTAGCATTGGTGGTCTATTCATGGCATTTTCTTGCACACACAAGAGTCCAATTTGAATGCATTTCAGaactatatcaggaggataagACTGGTTTAGTGTTGGATCAACTATATCCAAGGCTTTTCCTTCCGTCCATAGTGTCCACACCTACAAATGCATAATACAGTCTTTAAATAAATACATCATATATCATTAAATTGTTTGTTAATTTTAAGGTTagtaattttatttatataactTACATGTCCAATTAAATTTGGGGAGGTTCTTCCTATTTCACAATGAGTGTTTCTTTGGCCAGCAATGATTTCTAGTAGCAAGACCCCGTAACTGAAGACATCAGATTTTGTTGAATATCGTCCTTCCATTGCATATTCTGGTGCCATATATCCACTATAGTTATACAAAATAGTTAGAGCATCATGTAAATTACAAATCCATCTCTATGATACTAATGATTATAAGGGTACGACACATACTATGTTCCGACCACTCTTTTTGTTCTTGCTTGGATTTCATCTTCTCCAAATATTCTAGCCATACCAAAATCTGAGATTTTGGGATTCATTGCAGCATCAAGGAGAACATTGCCGGCTTTTAGATCTCTATGAATTATTTTCAGCCTTGAATCTTGATGAAGATATAAAACACCTCGAGCAATCCCACAAATAAGTTCAAAACGCTTACCCCAACCCAATGATGACCTTTGGTTTTGATCTGTGTTGAACAAATGAAATTTCCATAAGTTGAACATATTGAGAAATGTTAATTGCATATTGAGCTTAAATTCATAGGAGTTTGTCAAAGTATGCAATGGAAAAGGAagataattttttattatttgcATTTTGTATGCACTATTTCCAAGTAACTAAGAAAATATAGAATATTGGAAACTAACTGGGAGTTAGCTAGATCTATTGAACGGTCATCTTGTACCTGACAAGGATTATAGGAGCATATGTAAACTTCTTATCTTTATTTTAGAACATGCATACAAGGTTATAAAATGTTCAAAGGCCAATGGCCGTTAGTGTTAGTAAAAGGCTTCGACTTTGATGATATATCCAGCTAATTGTTGTAGGCCTCTATTCTTGGTAGATGTTTTTAAAGAGAATAGGAATAGGTTTAACTTGTAACATGCCTCATAAACTGCATTCTTACTTTAAAAAATTGATCTGATGTTTCCTGTTTACAATCATGCAAAGTTTCAGTTTGTTACACTGAGTATCTATAGGCTAGATATAAACAATTTATCAGAGTATTGGAGAGAGCTTCGGGAAACAATTTATAATATGTTGGAGAGACAATGAGACTATGCTTGGGGAAAATAGCCCATTACCTCATTTATATTAGCAGCAGTCTTGCACATAATGGACTATTTTCCTCCAATTCAGTCACTATGCTTTATGACACAATGAGTGAGTTAGAGAAAGGCATACCAAATATAAAGAAATCTAGACTTTTGTTCGGTAGGTATTCGTAAACTAGCATTCTTTCTTTTTTCTCAAAGCAACAACCAAGCAACTTCACTAAATTCCTGTGTTGAAGTTTTACTAGAAGTGTCACTTCATTTTTAAACTCTCTTTTGCCTTGACCTGAATCTTTTGACAATCTTTTTACTGCTATCTCTTGTCCATTGACTAAGCAACCCTGAAATGAATGTAAAGAGGTGAAGGATGTTGTCACTTATTGCATGATTAGCTCAGTGTTGAGTTTCAGTTACCTTGTAGACAGAACCAAATCCACCTTGCCCTAGCTTATTCTCATTACTAAAATTTCTTGTAGCCGCTGTTATCGTTCTAAAGCTGAAAAAGGGTAGATTTGGATGTGTGTTGCTTTGAGCACCGTTCTCTTCTCCGGAGGAATCTTGGTTTAATTGTTGCATCATTTTATCTGCAAGTTACAAATAGCATGAGGTAAGATTTCAACCAACTTACAAACTTTGAAGTGTATATTTATTCTTGGCTCTCAAAACAATCTTACATTATACATCTATCTAGTTGAAACCTAAGAAACTAGTAGGACACTGTCTGTAAGTCTCAGTTTGCAAACTTCAATGAAATAGAAAGACCAAATATACCATCCTTAAAAATAGATTACATACCTTTTCTTCTTTTATTCCACATGCAATACATATAGGAAAAGAGGAGGACAATGGCAACTGTAGAAGCTACCAGAATTGCAGCCATCCTCTTTTTATCAAAGACTCCTTTGCTTTTTTTGTAGTAATTAGCTGATAAGAAAGAAATAAGTCCAAAAAAGTTCAAACTGCAGCTAAGGGGTGTCAAGTTTAGAAAGAAAACCACAGTAGGAGGGAATATCTTACCTAGTTCAACTTTATCGACGCGTAAAAACAAATCTTGGCCTTGATCACTAAGTTTTTGAATGTCCATTAAATCCCCATACCATGCCAAACAACCACTTCCACCATTCCTCACATCAGCAGGTGCATAGGCAGCACAAGAGCAGTTTCTCAAGCATTCTTTCTCACATTCTTCCAAACTTAAACCACCTTTAACAACTGCCACAGATGTATCGGGAACTTTTAAGCTTACAACTTTCACAAACCCTTCTCCATTCCTACAAACAGATGCATTTTTATTCCTAACACACCCTCCTGACCCATCTCTACTCTCATACCAATCACGTGGAAATTTTGGTTCAAAACCAAGTAAACAAGTACACTTAAAGTCGTCAAAGTTCAAAGGGTCACAATTACTGTTTGATCCACATGTTCCATAGTTATCACATTGGTCTGTTGGTACAGACCAGTACCGGCTCCATTGACTCTTTTGACTGTCCCACGTGAATGCTTGAAAGAAACCAGATTGCTGAATCACTATCCTAGTAATGACAGACTTATCAAACATGTTAAATGAGAGTGCTGAATAGTTGTCATCTTCAACATAAGAAACGTTAAAAGTCACCATATCTCGTTTCATATTAGGTACACCTGCAAATAGTTCTCCATTCCATGGTCCACCACGCCACCAAGGAAGGTTCCGGTTGTACATAAACACCTGAGGTTTGCCAATGGTGCTGAATTGAAAAGTAAACGCACCTTTTCCAGGGTCCTCATCTGTCTTCCATGATTGAAGGAACCAGCTTTGATTAGTTTTTCTATCAAAACCAACCTTTAGATATGGAAGCATGGTGTCTgttggatgatcaaagctttccCAGATGACAGTTTTGGTGTTGTTTAACATCAGAACAAAGTTTGCTATATCCGATAGTTGAGCTACAACGTTGGTGCTATTTCTCTGTGAATGTGGTAATGAAACATCGGTAGCCCAAATGGGAATGGTGCTGAGGTTGTGGTGGAGTACTAGATTTCCAGTCGGGTCGATTGATAGAATTCCAGAAGTGTCATTGATTGGAGTATCTCTATTTGCAACCCAAACAACAGTTTGGATTGGCAAATTGTAGTACCAAATTCCAACATAGCGAGAGGTGGACTTTCCGGGAGTGAAGAATCCAAGAGCAAAGGTTTTAGATTCAGAAACAAGAAGCTCACCATCTCTTATAGGTTTGTCAGTAGATATGGTATCAGAAGAACAAGAGGAAAAAGAGAAGTTAAGAAGGAGAAGAATCAAAGAGTTTATAAGCAACCAAAACTTGTGTTTATGATTTTGGGCTGTAACAAGATAGAGAAGAATTTTGGCAGAGTCCATTGAGTTCCTCTTTCATACACACCTTGCATTTTATCAGATGAAAATATAAATACTCAAACTGACCCAAAGTTTACTCTTCAACAAATCATAGTCACTTCAACACTTGATTTTGGAGTCATCAACTCTTTACTGTGTCACTATTATGTATTGTCTTTGGATGGCTGCTTCTTATATTTCAACACCATGGAACAATGAAACACTGACACCTAATGAAAGTGccaaaataaaatcaataaacATATGATACTCCTAGCTATGAAGTATAGTATATTCAAATGAATACAGAATAAATTATTTTCATACATGCACCTTGTTAGGAATAAATGTAAAAGAATTTGACTTTAGAGACACAAGAGAGACCCACACGTAATTAGGCTTAGACGGTTAAACTTTCTTGGTTATAAACAATACAAGGTGTTTAAAAATAATAATCAAATAGTCATTCATATGTTTGATACAAATATAAAGATAAAATTGACAATTTGATACATACAAAAATTTCATATTAATCAACCTTATAGACTTGTAATGAAACATAAACTTTTTCATTTCAATCTTACCTTAAAAAATTGAAAACCAAGTAAATTTCTTTTCTATGTAAGCTAATATGATGGCCAATCCTATGAACTAAAAAACAAATCACAAGTATATATAATCACAATTTCATTGATCCTGCCTTCCACTATCTGCCATCTACCATTGTGACAGTAACATGGTTCACAGAGCAAGATTCATCTTGTTTACTTGATGAAGAATCAGTTTCAATAGGATTGCTTCCTAGGCAAAATCCAGGGTTCTTGGGTTGTGCTATTGTTGCTGTTTCACTACTCAACATCAAAACCACTGAAGACATTGTTGGTCTATCTTCTGCTCTCTCTTGTACGCATAATAATCCAACTTGTATGCATCTAAGAACCTCAGATGATAAATATGAATTATCAATAATGGACGAATCAATTAGTTCCAAAGCATTTCCTTCTTTCCACAGCTTCCAACTCTACAAAAAACAAATCAATTTATCATTAGCAACAAGAGATGATACTATTAAGTTAGTAAAATAGTGAATAACAGGTAAGAAAGTAGCTTTTCTGCGTACATGACCAAGAAGATTCAATTCTTTGCTTGCAGAATAGAAACCTCGGTTCTTTTTTCCACTTATGATCTCCATCACAAGTACGCCAAAACTGAAAACATCTGATTTCACTGAGAAGATTCCGTCCATAGCATATTCAGGAGACATATAACCACTGCACATAACAAAATTGTTTATAAATAGTAAGATAATTAGATCATTATTAAGTTAGGTTCTTTTAGAGTGGTAGTGGATTACTTAGGTACTCACTATGTTCCAACGACTCTAACTGTATTTGCCTCTGTCTGATTCGTGCCAAAAATTCTAGCCATCCCGAAGTCTGATATTTTTGGGTTCATCTCTCGATCAAGTAGAATGTTGCTTGCCTTAAGATCTCTATGGATAATTCTAAATCTCGAATCTTGGTGAAGATAAAGAAGTCCTCTAGCTATTCCGCATATAATGTTGAAGCGCGTTTGCCAGTCTAGTGTGGATCTTTTAGCTTTGTCTGGATATCAAACATTTGTATACACATCAAAAAGTCAAGCATATGAAAACAAACATGAATATATAAATGcttaaattaaataaaataaactCACCAAATAAAATGGCATCAAGGCTTCTATTTTCCATGTACTCATACACTAACATCTTCTCATCCATCTGAAAGCTGCAACCTAGTAGCCGAACAAGATTTCGATGTTGAAGCTTGACAATCAACTTGACCTCATTCTTAAACTCTTCAACTCCTTGGCCCGAGTTTTTCGATAATCTCTTCACAGCAATTTCCTGACCTTCCATCAACCTACCCTGATGTAACCATAGTTATTCATGTTATATTCAATGGACGATATGCGAATATTAATTGTTATCGTTTCATGGCGACAGTTGCAAAAGAAAACTTACTTTGTAAACAATACCAAAGCCTCCTTGACCGAGTTTATTCTCTTGAGAGAAATTATTTGTAGCCATTGTTATGGTATTAAAATCAAAAAATGGCAATTCTAGTTCATCCATGTTAGTTTCATTTGATTGTTCTCGATTACTTGTAAACACTCCATCAGTCATAAGCAAATCTTGACTTCTTTCCAATGGACCTGCATTTCAGAAAAATAAGCAAAACATTTCATCATTTACATGCAGTCCATGCATGTACAATTCTACATTCATATATGTGATAGATTACTTTACCTCTTTTTTCTCTCATCTCTTTCAAATTCAATAGACACTTTAATTTTTTCTTCCTCCACAAGAAACATATTCCTAACACCAGAAATATAATCGCTGCACCTCCAACCATAATGCCTATAGCTTTAGCTCTCTTGTGATCAGAACTTTCTCTTAGCACATCATCATCTGAGAGAAATAATTTGTGTAGTTGAGAATAATATCCACTTTCcattttatttagtttttttttatagAAAGAAACAATGATTCTAGCATTAAGATATCTAAGTACAAATTAATTGATGTTAAACATATACATGTGAATCTTGCAATGAAAAAGTGTTattgtcattttgatcaaataCAACGCAACAAAGGGTATCACTATCATGCACCAAAGTAGCAATATGATTTTGCACAATAATTTCGAGGAGGCAACACTCACTTTTCCTTTTATGTACTTGTAAAACCAGACCAACTTTTATATTTTAATGATGTTTTTTCTTATTAGAAATAAATAATCTGTCACAAAAAGGCTAAGTAGAAAAAGAGGAGAAACATTTTGTTTGTTTATGCAATTTAATGGCTTCTTTACCGTTGAAGAAGACATATAACTTTAACAAAGTAGATAAAAAATCCCCCTTTGTGTCCCCCACCATAGAAGGTGGAGGGCTCCATTTTTATTACTAGATCCCTCTCCTTAGATATTTTGTCAAATATTGGATCATACTTGTTTACGATGTGTGACTTGAACAAAATTGTGATCATGCATTTACTCGTTAGTTCGGCTCAGTTGATAGTTGCAGAGACATCTAATTGTACAGGTGAGGTCCGAATCAGCGACATACTTAGTTTAGATAACTATAAATGGGAAGTGATTGTGTACAAAAGAAATACAAAATCTTTCTTCATAGAAACATGAAACACAGAGAAGATAAACATGAAAAACATCACTATATTCTGCATTGATTGCGCGGTGGCACTGTGGGGTGTAAAAAGTAAATGTAGAGTCTCATAAGTCAAAATTGTTGGCCCACACCCCACCAATTCGTGAGAAGACAATTTAAAATTTGAAGGCTGATAACACCGTCCTTATGACAGCTAGAGTCTTATAATGGACCCACAAAACATTATTAAAAGTCCTTTAAATCTTGTATTTATTTGATTCTGTTAACTGACCTAACTAATCAAGACAAGCAGTTTGCACACATGTTTTTTTTTCCGACAACAACAGCTAGATATAGTATGTCTTAGTTTTAATCCTTTGATTTTTATGAAACATAACTTTTCGGAATTTggttttttcttttttaaattcATTATTAAAAAATTCCTCAGTGTCACATAAGAGTCAAAGCGGTCAATAATAATTCAACATAAATTTGGCAGTTTAATGTGATATATTTGTTGTACAAATAAAAGTCTGATAAATTTGGAGAGAAAAAAATGTAGAAAAATGAAAGAGTTTGGAAGTGAAAAGATTAGGAACTAGGAAGCAATGGGACCCAAAAGTATTGAAGAGCATGTGGATCATTCAATTCCCATTAAGATAGTTTGCTACATAGGATTACATTAGCACCCAAAATTATAGATTCTAAAGAGAAGAAATCACATAATCAAGCACATATTTTTCCTATTAAAATAGCTAGTTAGTTTTGCTACATGACAAACGAGTAATGCCTATTCCAAGTAACAGCACTTTGGCATCTTAAACGACCTGGAATATTCTTTCTACACTCTAAAGTTCCAAAAAAAAATTAGTGAACTGAAGTTCTTAAGATTCCACACTCAAATGACATTTCTTCAAGGGTCATGTTAAAATTTTCCAATCATTTATATAAAACAAAAAACACTGTTTTTTATCAAATTCAATCATCCAAATGCATATATATCCTATTATGAACCAGAAAATCAAACAAAAATAACAATTGATCTATAAACAAATTGGAGAAGAAACAAACATACCTACATCAGAAGCTGCTAATCTGACATACAGATCTTGTCCACCAGCAGGATAAACTCTAATATCAACCAATTCATCAAACCACATAACACAACCACTTCCACCATTCACAACCTCAACATTCCCGTAACCAATACAAGAACAATTCCTCTTACACAATTCACCACACTCCAAAATCCCCATACTCCTATTCACAAAAACTCTACTCGTCTCAGGTAACTTCACATTCACCATATGCAAAAACCTATCACTCTCACAATCCAGTTCATTGTTCCTCAAACACCCATCAGATCCATCTCTCAAATTCCACGCTGGACGATTCTTTGGTCTAAACCCTTTTATACAACTGCAAACAGGTGAACCGTTTGTGTCACATACACCAAATGGACCACACTCTTTGTAATTATCACATTGGTCTTTTGGTGCATACCAGAATTTACTCCAAATGTTTCTGCTATTTATGAATGTCAGTCTTTGAAGTTCACCCGATGGAGTCACGCCGAGTCTTGAAAATAAAGATTGTTTCCCGATTGTGAATGTGTAGTAAACTTCGTGTTCGTTCTCGACGAAACTGAACTGAATCGAATCGGTAACCGGTTGCATCTCTGGTACACCAGAGAATCGTTTACCATTCCATGGTCCACTTCTATAGATTCTTCTGTTTCTGTTCCAGAGAAAAATCTCTGGGATACCTTGATAATCCATCTTGAAAGATATGTCTCCATTGGAAGGGTCTTGTTCTGCTACCTTCCATGAATTTATGTATGTCTCCATGTTTGTGTCGAAATTCCAACCGAGTTTCATGCCAGGTAACAAAGTGTCGGTTGGAAAATCGAAACTTTGCCATAGAATTTTTGTTGGGTCGTTTTCATTTATTGATTCTGTTACAGTTACAACCAAATTCCCAGAATCCAAAAGCTGGAGAATTGGGTTTTTGCTATTAAAGGTGGAATTTTTATTGATTTGAATACTGGCCCAAATGGTTTTATTGGATTGATCTATGATAACGAGGCTTCCTGTGTCGGTTAATTGGAGAAAAGAATCGGGATTCTGAATTGGGGTGTTTCTGTTTGCCACCCAAATCACAGTTCTGTCATTATCTATGGTGTAACGTATTCCCAAGTACCAAGAAAAATTAGTGTATGAAAAGAAACTGAGTTGGAAAATTCCGTTTGGGGACAAGAGGGTTTGGTTGGTTCTGAGGATTTGGGTTGTTGTTAAGGTATCGGAAGAAACAGAGATTGAAGGTGTGGGGAAGAAAATGATTAAAgtgaagaaagaaaaaagaaagagtTTGCGGAGGGTGGTGAGAGTGAACATGTTTGGTTTTTTTGAAAAAGGGAAAATAATAGAAAGAAGGTTTGTTAGTGGGAAGTACTAGTTATATGGACTAGAAAATTTGGTCACTTTGTTTTTGATGACTATTGATGTTTGGTCATGATCATTTTTTTTACCATTTTGAATAAGGGTTTACTATTTTTGACTAATTTCTTTAAAGTACtaaggaaaaggaaaaggaaaaggaaaaggaaaaaattaTTATTACTAATGGCCTTTTTATTAACTTGGGATTTGAATGACATGAATGGAATTAAACACATATAGTCATAATTATGATAATGGTATTTTTTTAGGAAAGTAATGCTATTTAAGTTTTACTAAAAAGAAGATAAATATTCTTGGAAGACAAATGGTAAGAGTTAGATATATAAATTTTTTGTGTAATGTTTTAATTAAAAGTCGATAAATACTATCTCCATTTTtaattataggtcattttataATATTTTGTAATACCAATATTAAATGTAATACcaatattataggtcattttttatTAAATGTTTTATGATAAGAAAAATATTTTGTAACATAATATAAATTGTTTTATAATACCaatgaatcattaatgttatttttcttattatacttttaaatatttattattctctctcctTTCAATTATGCCCATTTGTCTTTCCAATAccattaataaaaaataattttgtaaaatCCTTCATAATTTATCTTTTCTATACCATAAATATTACATTTTTTAACACGTCTGAAAAGTCAAAaacttataataaaaaatggaAATGGAGGGAGTAATTTTTTTTCAGCATAAACTTTTAGATTTTTCAATATTTGTCATTACCCTAATACTGATGAGCACTTTAGaataaattcattttaatatttGTAAATATTTAGGAGGAAGTTGTTTTGATTTTTCAAATATATTAATATCATGTTTGGTTgtggattttttttaaaataaccatattttttaaattaatttctTAAATAATCTTTTTTTAAGATTATTGGAATAACCATCATTTCAAATAGATGCATCAGATCAATTGGCGTATCCATTTAACATGAAGAGGAGACATCAACACCATTGGCACATGTTTTCAAAGTATTGCATGGACGCGCCAAAGTTGTTGGCGCATGCATGTGTCATGCGCCCATGCTCCTGGCGCATGCATGTGCTTCTAATTTTTGCTTGTGGCGCCTAGTCCTTTGGCGCATGCATTTGACAACTTCATCTATAAATACATCGTCCATCTCCCATATTTTTACACACAACGTTTACCCTCCAACCACATTTTCTTTCATTCTACTTCAATCTCCTTCCTTTTTTTTAACCATGTCTTTTCACATTCACAAGAGAAAATGTTGATTTAATCTTCCGTTGTCGCatctccgataaagattcgactttggaatatagagTCGTTAGAAAGTCTTAACCGGACGTTGGATCGTTGGTTATAAGGGGAAATtgcagatggtgaaaggattagaagaatccaatggcttgagtccacgttcaaccaaaatggagaagtgcgtgaatgggGGTGGATATTAAGACGGACAGAGACGTTTGCAGGATGGTgcataatatgttcaaaattattttgatgattgtaatcgcttagttataGTAATTGTATTTTAATTATTGTAGTTGTTTGCGTTGTTGTTTATGTGTTACTTAT from Lathyrus oleraceus cultivar Zhongwan6 chromosome 7, CAAS_Psat_ZW6_1.0, whole genome shotgun sequence encodes the following:
- the LOC127105191 gene encoding G-type lectin S-receptor-like serine/threonine-protein kinase RKS1, with the translated sequence MDSAKILLYLVTAQNHKHKFWLLINSLILLLLNFSFSSCSSDTISTDKPIRDGELLVSESKTFALGFFTPGKSTSRYVGIWYYNLPIQTVVWVANRDTPINDTSGILSIDPTGNLVLHHNLSTIPIWATDVSLPHSQRNSTNVVAQLSDIANFVLMLNNTKTVIWESFDHPTDTMLPYLKVGFDRKTNQSWFLQSWKTDEDPGKGAFTFQFSTIGKPQVFMYNRNLPWWRGGPWNGELFAGVPNMKRDMVTFNVSYVEDDNYSALSFNMFDKSVITRIVIQQSGFFQAFTWDSQKSQWSRYWSVPTDQCDNYGTCGSNSNCDPLNFDDFKCTCLLGFEPKFPRDWYESRDGSGGCVRNKNASVCRNGEGFVKVVSLKVPDTSVAVVKGGLSLEECEKECLRNCSCAAYAPADVRNGGSGCLAWYGDLMDIQKLSDQGQDLFLRVDKVELANYYKKSKGVFDKKRMAAILVASTVAIVLLFSYMYCMWNKRRKDKMMQQLNQDSSGEENGAQSNTHPNLPFFSFRTITAATRNFSNENKLGQGGFGSVYKGCLVNGQEIAVKRLSKDSGQGKREFKNEVTLLVKLQHRNLVKLLGCCFEKKERMLVYEYLPNKSLDFFIFDQNQRSSLGWGKRFELICGIARGVLYLHQDSRLKIIHRDLKAGNVLLDAAMNPKISDFGMARIFGEDEIQARTKRVVGTYGYMAPEYAMEGRYSTKSDVFSYGVLLLEIIAGQRNTHCEIGRTSPNLIGHVWTLWTEGKALDIVDPTLNQSYPPDIVLKCIQIGLLCVQENAMNRPPMLEVVLMLANETPLSPPQKPAFLLIGNQVLQESSTSGGGSSINELTETTISAR